The following are from one region of the Veillonella nakazawae genome:
- a CDS encoding Spx/MgsR family RNA polymerase-binding regulatory protein — MLFVEYPKCTTCKKAKKFLDDHNIKYTDRDIKSENPTAEEIAAWYPQSGKDLKAFFNTSGMIYREQQLKDKLPNLSEEEKLALLASNGMLVKRPILVLEDKVLVGFKEAEWIEALKL, encoded by the coding sequence ATGTTATTCGTTGAATATCCTAAATGCACAACATGCAAAAAAGCAAAGAAATTCTTAGATGATCATAATATTAAATACACAGATCGTGATATTAAATCTGAAAACCCTACAGCAGAAGAAATCGCAGCTTGGTATCCACAATCTGGTAAAGATTTGAAAGCATTCTTTAATACTTCTGGTATGATTTATCGTGAACAACAATTGAAGGATAAATTGCCAAACCTTAGTGAAGAAGAAAAACTAGCTTTGTTAGCATCCAATGGTATGCTTGTAAAACGTCCTATCTTGGTTCTTGAAGACAAAGTTCTGGTGGGCTTTAAAGAAGCAGAATGGATTGAGGCGTTGAAGCTCTAA
- a CDS encoding HigA family addiction module antitoxin — translation MKELIPVPKMSEVLRTEFMEPLGLSAYRVAKDIMVPVSRIQEILQDKRKITADTDLRLCKYFGMSKGFFLRLQMDLDLLEAEDTEGLQADLKNIRCITNSCTAD, via the coding sequence ATGAAGGAATTAATTCCTGTACCCAAAATGAGTGAGGTTCTACGTACGGAATTTATGGAGCCATTGGGTTTAAGTGCATATCGTGTCGCTAAAGATATTATGGTGCCTGTATCGCGGATACAAGAAATCCTACAAGACAAACGTAAAATCACTGCAGATACAGACTTACGATTGTGTAAATATTTTGGAATGTCTAAGGGGTTTTTCTTAAGACTACAGATGGATTTAGATTTACTTGAAGCAGAGGATACAGAGGGGCTTCAAGCTGATTTGAAGAATATAAGATGTATTACAAATTCATGTACTGCTGATTGA
- a CDS encoding type II toxin-antitoxin system RelE/ParE family toxin: MIIGFKDKETERIFYRGYSRRLPLQIQKMALLKLRILHACRCLKDLMIPPGNRFEFLQGDRLGQCSIRINKQYRICFCIDEDFNLYDVEIIDYH; encoded by the coding sequence ATGATTATCGGCTTTAAAGATAAGGAGACGGAGCGTATTTTTTATCGTGGCTACTCTCGGCGGTTACCACTTCAAATACAAAAAATGGCATTATTAAAATTGCGTATTTTACATGCTTGTCGCTGTTTGAAAGATTTAATGATTCCACCAGGTAATCGTTTTGAATTTTTACAAGGAGATCGTCTCGGACAGTGTAGTATTCGTATTAATAAACAGTATAGGATATGTTTTTGCATAGATGAAGATTTTAATTTATATGATGTAGAAATTATTGATTATCATTGA
- a CDS encoding DUF554 domain-containing protein produces the protein MIGLGTAINIGLIIAGSLCGLAFGRFMKENLKQTLMMVSGIIVLLLGMSGAMQYMLVIVNGTLQTTGPMLMIISMVAGAVIGELIDLNRWITVFGDWVKAKTGNTGDPQFTHAFITASLTFTVGAMGVLGSIQDGLTGNYQTLLLKGILDGIIVMVMVSSMGKGALFSFIPVGITQWIITAMAHIAAPLMTPSAIDNLSYVGSILIFCVGIDLIWPGKIRIANLLPAIFVAMGLTFLL, from the coding sequence ATGATTGGTTTGGGTACAGCCATTAACATTGGCCTCATCATAGCCGGCAGCTTGTGCGGCCTCGCATTTGGTCGGTTTATGAAAGAAAATTTGAAACAGACGCTCATGATGGTGAGCGGCATTATCGTTCTCCTTCTTGGAATGAGCGGCGCCATGCAGTATATGCTAGTCATCGTAAACGGCACGCTGCAAACGACGGGGCCTATGCTCATGATTATTAGCATGGTTGCAGGCGCTGTAATTGGTGAGCTTATCGACCTTAACCGTTGGATTACTGTTTTTGGTGACTGGGTGAAAGCAAAAACTGGCAACACTGGTGATCCACAGTTTACGCACGCTTTTATTACGGCATCCCTTACGTTTACAGTGGGAGCCATGGGCGTACTAGGCTCTATTCAAGACGGCTTAACTGGTAATTACCAAACGCTGTTGTTGAAAGGCATCCTCGACGGCATCATCGTTATGGTTATGGTATCCTCTATGGGCAAGGGCGCATTGTTCTCCTTTATTCCTGTAGGGATTACCCAATGGATCATTACAGCCATGGCTCACATCGCTGCGCCTCTAATGACGCCGAGCGCCATCGATAACCTGTCCTACGTGGGATCTATTCTGATCTTCTGCGTTGGTATTGACCTCATCTGGCCTGGTAAAATCCGTATTGCCAATCTATTGCCAGCCATCTTTGTGGCTATGGGGCTTACATTCTTGCTCTAA
- a CDS encoding DNA-3-methyladenine glycosylase I, with translation MATCEWPTTPLYQAYHDHEWGRPIHDDRLQFEHLCLESLQCGLSWLTILNKRDIIRGCFDHFDIDTVAGYGESDVERILQTEGMLKSRPKIEAIINNASAFKDIQDEFGSFCNYIWAFTDNKTIIYESHPDGNIPAKNGLSTRISKDLKKRGFKFVGPVTIYSHLQASGLINDHGKDCPCFSEINKLADIVQLPVDAED, from the coding sequence ATGGCGACTTGCGAGTGGCCTACTACGCCTTTGTATCAGGCCTATCACGATCATGAGTGGGGGCGGCCTATTCATGATGATCGGTTGCAGTTTGAACATCTCTGTCTTGAAAGTCTCCAATGTGGCCTCAGCTGGCTTACGATTTTGAATAAACGAGACATTATCCGAGGCTGCTTTGATCATTTTGATATTGATACGGTTGCTGGTTATGGTGAAAGCGACGTAGAGAGAATCTTGCAGACCGAGGGTATGCTCAAGTCTCGCCCTAAAATTGAGGCCATCATCAATAATGCTTCTGCATTTAAAGATATTCAAGATGAATTTGGTTCGTTTTGCAACTATATCTGGGCTTTCACAGACAATAAAACTATTATTTATGAAAGCCACCCTGATGGAAATATACCTGCGAAGAATGGCTTGTCCACGCGGATTAGTAAGGATCTAAAGAAACGAGGGTTCAAGTTCGTAGGCCCTGTTACCATCTATTCCCACCTGCAAGCTAGTGGTCTCATCAACGATCACGGCAAGGACTGTCCTTGTTTTAGCGAGATTAATAAGCTAGCAGATATTGTTCAATTGCCTGTAGACGCTGAGGATTAA
- a CDS encoding flavin reductase, which yields MKAFETKDYKAFTMFEERWALVTAGTLDDFNTCTVSWGSMGNMWGMLGNDISTVTVYIHPARYTQEFMAKYDTFTVSLFPNSQRKALGYLGSHSGRDEDKVANSGLTPVAVGDGVTFKEADLTFVCKKLYEHQFDEAHLADKIKEYYAANPTAYTQIGHDRWEPHYMYIGEVLEAIEG from the coding sequence ATGAAAGCATTTGAAACAAAAGATTATAAGGCGTTTACCATGTTTGAGGAACGTTGGGCTCTTGTTACAGCGGGTACGCTTGATGATTTTAATACGTGTACAGTTAGTTGGGGCAGTATGGGTAACATGTGGGGCATGCTTGGCAATGATATATCTACCGTGACTGTGTACATTCATCCAGCTCGCTATACTCAAGAATTCATGGCGAAATACGATACTTTTACAGTTAGCTTATTCCCTAACAGCCAGCGTAAGGCTCTTGGCTATTTAGGCTCTCATTCTGGTCGCGATGAAGATAAGGTTGCCAATTCTGGTTTAACACCAGTGGCAGTCGGTGATGGAGTGACCTTCAAAGAAGCAGATTTAACATTTGTATGTAAAAAGTTATATGAACACCAATTCGATGAAGCTCATTTGGCAGATAAAATAAAGGAATATTATGCAGCAAACCCTACTGCCTATACTCAAATTGGTCATGATCGTTGGGAACCACATTATATGTACATCGGCGAAGTACTTGAGGCTATAGAAGGTTAG
- a CDS encoding TonB-dependent receptor produces the protein MKRKLIIMGLVIGLQLVSSYNYVTDASWLSKTWDRLETNAAKQSYDWPKAEQYTHYVGGQIVGDTLPEEDMMILGVSLGNTFDSVKASLGQPTKETSRGITYGGVTFGNLKMDGVGPIVTYMMIENRDAVTHRGIAVGDSMRKVLNVYGRPDLVDSNNRWFYGKYRYRTDIMHGIQFEQKGDKVSKILIYR, from the coding sequence ATGAAAAGGAAACTTATAATTATGGGGCTTGTTATAGGTCTGCAATTGGTAAGTAGCTATAATTATGTGACAGATGCAAGTTGGCTGAGCAAAACTTGGGACCGTCTTGAAACAAATGCAGCGAAACAGTCTTATGATTGGCCAAAAGCTGAGCAATACACTCATTATGTGGGTGGACAAATTGTAGGGGATACCTTGCCAGAAGAGGATATGATGATTCTTGGAGTTTCTTTAGGCAATACATTTGATAGCGTGAAAGCTAGTCTAGGTCAACCAACTAAAGAGACGAGTAGAGGAATTACTTATGGTGGTGTTACATTTGGAAATTTAAAAATGGATGGCGTAGGGCCAATCGTTACATATATGATGATTGAGAATCGTGATGCCGTTACACATAGAGGTATTGCCGTAGGCGATTCCATGCGAAAAGTTCTTAATGTATATGGTAGACCTGATTTAGTGGACTCTAACAATCGATGGTTTTATGGGAAATATCGCTATCGGACTGATATTATGCACGGAATACAATTTGAACAAAAAGGCGATAAAGTCAGTAAAATTTTGATTTATAGATGA
- a CDS encoding sodium:solute symporter family protein encodes MDSLTIIWVIVCAYLLLNLLVGVYCHIRVKDSTDYLLAGRRIGVLMTAGTLAATEIGGGSTVGVAAKAYGSWGLSAGWYVVSAGIGVILVAFIAPLLRRAMATTVPEIIGRRFGGSSHLITSILSMLATITLAGVQITATATIISVLTGLSTELAILICGAVLVIYTMSGGMWSVTMTDVIHFFVLVGGFSLAVPFVLHNVGGWESVVAKLPPEQLGFTKVGWKTIIGLIIMYFMTFSTGQESVQRYFAAKDEKTAVLGSIICGIIMALFAFVPAVLGLVALAEFPNIEANNAVATVALNLMPPIMAGFVMAAVVSATLSSGAGDLLGAATVFTKDIVEHHFGKSLTDAQLTKYSRLCVLFLGIIAIVISLVSKAIIPMLVFAFTMRSAGPFAAFLLGLTWKNATAGAGIWSIVLGSIAGVYWEFVGNPYGIMSIIFGSIVSLIVFVAVVFIERSMGKPPAPPAIPDDLKE; translated from the coding sequence ATGGACTCTTTAACTATTATATGGGTTATTGTTTGTGCCTATTTATTACTGAATTTATTGGTCGGCGTGTATTGTCATATTCGTGTAAAAGATAGTACTGACTATCTACTCGCAGGTCGTCGTATTGGGGTTCTTATGACGGCAGGCACATTAGCAGCTACGGAGATCGGTGGCGGGAGTACCGTTGGTGTAGCCGCGAAAGCGTATGGTTCTTGGGGTTTATCTGCAGGTTGGTACGTAGTCTCTGCAGGGATTGGGGTTATTCTCGTTGCTTTTATCGCTCCGCTTTTACGTCGCGCCATGGCAACAACAGTGCCAGAGATCATCGGTCGTCGCTTCGGTGGCTCTAGCCATTTAATTACGTCTATTCTGTCCATGCTAGCAACGATTACATTAGCCGGCGTACAGATTACAGCGACAGCAACTATTATTAGCGTTCTCACCGGGCTTTCAACAGAGCTCGCCATCCTCATCTGCGGTGCGGTTCTCGTAATTTACACCATGTCCGGTGGCATGTGGAGCGTAACGATGACGGACGTTATCCATTTCTTCGTTCTCGTTGGGGGCTTCTCCCTCGCTGTGCCGTTCGTATTGCACAATGTGGGCGGCTGGGAATCGGTAGTGGCAAAATTACCACCTGAACAGCTCGGCTTCACTAAGGTTGGTTGGAAAACCATCATCGGCCTTATTATCATGTACTTCATGACCTTCTCCACCGGCCAAGAGTCCGTACAACGGTACTTCGCCGCGAAGGACGAAAAAACAGCCGTTCTTGGTTCCATCATTTGTGGTATTATCATGGCTCTATTTGCCTTCGTTCCTGCCGTGTTAGGCCTCGTAGCATTAGCTGAGTTTCCAAACATCGAAGCGAACAACGCGGTGGCAACGGTAGCACTTAACCTCATGCCTCCAATAATGGCAGGCTTCGTTATGGCCGCTGTCGTATCGGCAACGCTTTCATCAGGCGCAGGCGACCTATTAGGCGCCGCTACTGTATTTACCAAGGATATTGTAGAACATCATTTTGGTAAAAGCCTCACTGATGCTCAGCTCACTAAATATAGCCGTTTATGCGTTCTATTCCTCGGCATCATCGCCATCGTTATCTCCCTTGTAAGCAAAGCCATCATTCCAATGCTCGTATTTGCTTTCACCATGAGATCCGCTGGCCCATTCGCTGCATTCCTACTAGGCCTCACATGGAAAAATGCAACAGCAGGCGCTGGCATTTGGTCCATCGTGCTCGGCTCCATCGCAGGCGTGTACTGGGAATTCGTGGGCAACCCATACGGCATTATGTCTATCATCTTCGGTTCCATTGTCAGCCTCATCGTCTTTGTGGCTGTGGTGTTCATTGAAAGATCTATGGGTAAACCACCGGCTCCACCGGCGATTCCTGACGACTTGAAAGAATGA
- the dcuC gene encoding C4-dicarboxylate transporter DcuC, with product MNLLVCLLVIAITGALVIKKFKAQTVLLLGGLIMMFAAYLLGYTTSFVEAKKATGVLFFDAFEFINITTAKDAANLGLMIMTCTGFAKYMDHIGASSRLVVTAIKPLGKMKSAYLVMALTFILNMFMSLVIPSASGLAMLMMVTIFPILVRLGVSPVGAAAAVATGHLLDIGPASATTLLVSKTVNMPVHEYFVGYQLKVYIICGLMAAIAHFVWQKYLDKKSGHVPAEYVEAHKSDDLEVGPLPYIFLPLLPLIFILGFSDYGIQGVKMNVNLAMFLSLFIAMVCELIRHRDFRKMAASIQTFFKGMGDQFANTVTLIVAGETFAFGLTSLGIVKEFVAAIQSLAISADVVGVIVSTIITGLSIVMGSGVASMFAFAPLVPNFAADLGGNATTILLGMQNAASVGRLLSPISAVMIAVAGIANISSFDLVKRTSVPVIVTFITSTIAILLIH from the coding sequence ATGAATTTGTTAGTTTGTTTATTGGTTATTGCCATAACGGGGGCGCTGGTTATTAAGAAGTTTAAAGCGCAAACCGTATTGTTGTTAGGCGGTCTTATTATGATGTTCGCAGCTTATTTGTTAGGCTATACGACATCTTTCGTAGAAGCGAAGAAGGCCACAGGGGTTCTTTTCTTTGATGCTTTTGAATTCATTAATATTACAACTGCTAAAGATGCGGCAAACCTTGGTCTCATGATCATGACTTGTACTGGTTTTGCGAAGTACATGGACCACATCGGTGCCAGCTCTCGCCTCGTTGTAACGGCTATCAAACCGCTTGGTAAAATGAAATCTGCATACCTAGTAATGGCGCTTACATTTATTCTAAATATGTTCATGTCCCTAGTAATCCCAAGTGCGTCTGGCCTTGCGATGCTCATGATGGTGACAATCTTCCCAATCCTTGTGCGCTTAGGCGTTAGCCCTGTAGGTGCTGCAGCAGCTGTTGCTACAGGTCATTTGCTCGACATCGGTCCTGCATCTGCTACTACATTACTCGTATCCAAAACTGTAAACATGCCTGTTCATGAATACTTTGTAGGGTATCAGTTGAAAGTATATATTATCTGTGGTTTGATGGCGGCTATTGCTCATTTTGTATGGCAAAAATACTTGGATAAAAAATCTGGTCATGTTCCTGCAGAATATGTTGAAGCTCATAAATCTGATGACCTTGAAGTAGGTCCATTACCATATATCTTCTTGCCATTATTACCATTAATATTTATCCTTGGTTTCAGCGATTATGGTATTCAAGGTGTTAAAATGAACGTAAACCTTGCGATGTTCCTTAGTTTGTTTATCGCTATGGTTTGTGAACTTATCCGTCATCGTGACTTCCGTAAAATGGCAGCTAGCATCCAAACCTTCTTTAAAGGTATGGGCGACCAATTTGCCAACACCGTAACATTGATCGTTGCTGGTGAAACATTCGCCTTCGGTTTGACTTCCTTGGGAATCGTAAAAGAATTCGTTGCCGCTATTCAAAGCCTTGCCATCTCTGCTGACGTAGTAGGTGTTATCGTATCTACAATCATTACAGGCTTAAGTATTGTAATGGGCTCTGGCGTTGCATCTATGTTCGCATTCGCTCCACTCGTTCCAAACTTTGCAGCTGACTTAGGCGGCAATGCGACAACAATCCTTCTTGGCATGCAAAATGCAGCCAGCGTTGGTCGTCTACTTAGCCCAATCAGTGCTGTTATGATCGCCGTAGCAGGTATCGCAAACATCTCCAGTTTCGACCTCGTAAAACGAACAAGCGTACCTGTAATCGTTACATTCATTACAAGTACAATTGCGATTTTGCTTATTCACTAA
- a CDS encoding M20 family metallopeptidase: MSQLLQEIEALRQPMKELNDFIFDHPELGNEEFQAHELLTNLLEKEGFTVDREVSGLKTAFRAVYHVNGGVPKIGLLCEYDALEGLGHACGHNLQGPSICTAAIALKRTLQAPCTLVVYGTPAEETASGKLVMAREGVFDDLDLAFMMHGSDTTTVDGKSLALNLVNIKFHGKSAHAAIAPEKGISALDAVLLFFNGMEYLREHVPTEVRMHGIITDGGKAANIVPDYACTQWYIRSSSRIRLDEIVERVKNVAQGAALQVGATMEWEEVKAYDNKVNVQTLNDILLKNAEKVGAPEISEPRKVTGSTDFSSVTFRVPGACLRVKFVGKGVTSHSQEWLDNGKSQLAEDAIMYGAKGIALSVEEILETPGLLEKIKEDFKQAKENF; the protein is encoded by the coding sequence ATGAGTCAGCTTTTACAAGAGATTGAAGCATTAAGACAGCCCATGAAGGAGTTGAACGATTTCATCTTCGATCATCCTGAGCTGGGGAACGAAGAGTTCCAAGCCCATGAGTTGTTGACGAATTTATTGGAGAAGGAAGGCTTCACCGTAGACCGTGAGGTGAGTGGCCTGAAAACGGCGTTCAGAGCGGTGTACCACGTAAACGGTGGCGTCCCTAAGATCGGTTTGCTTTGCGAATATGATGCCCTTGAAGGCTTGGGTCATGCGTGTGGTCATAATTTACAAGGCCCATCTATTTGTACGGCGGCGATTGCCTTGAAACGTACGTTGCAAGCGCCTTGTACGCTAGTTGTGTACGGTACGCCTGCAGAGGAAACGGCGAGCGGCAAGCTCGTTATGGCTCGCGAAGGCGTGTTTGACGATTTAGACCTAGCTTTCATGATGCACGGCAGCGATACGACGACAGTAGACGGCAAGTCTTTGGCGTTGAATCTCGTGAATATCAAGTTTCACGGCAAGTCTGCTCATGCGGCGATTGCTCCGGAGAAGGGAATCAGCGCCTTAGATGCCGTGTTATTGTTCTTCAACGGCATGGAGTACTTGCGCGAGCATGTACCAACTGAGGTTCGTATGCATGGTATCATCACTGATGGCGGTAAGGCGGCGAATATTGTTCCAGATTATGCGTGTACTCAATGGTATATTCGATCTTCTAGTCGCATTCGTCTCGATGAGATTGTGGAGCGCGTGAAAAATGTAGCTCAAGGGGCAGCTTTACAGGTGGGCGCTACTATGGAATGGGAAGAGGTTAAGGCGTACGACAACAAAGTCAATGTACAAACCTTGAACGATATACTTTTAAAAAATGCAGAAAAGGTAGGGGCCCCAGAGATTTCCGAGCCTCGTAAGGTGACGGGATCCACCGATTTCTCTAGCGTTACGTTTCGCGTACCAGGCGCCTGCTTGCGCGTGAAATTCGTAGGCAAGGGCGTGACAAGCCATTCTCAAGAATGGTTAGACAATGGTAAAAGCCAGCTCGCTGAGGACGCTATCATGTATGGCGCGAAGGGCATTGCCTTATCTGTTGAGGAAATCCTTGAAACACCAGGTTTGTTAGAAAAAATAAAAGAAGATTTCAAACAGGCAAAGGAAAACTTCTAA
- a CDS encoding IclR family transcriptional regulator, with translation MIQSIERGIEILKLLEAGPLGVTELANATALPKTTVHRLLKTFEAHHWVEFNGAKKYQLSWGVLPMAKSFLMSLDVRAIAHPYMVAIRDQLQQSVNLFLAQGDYRICIERVAADKPLRHDIKIGTVYPIFKGAAGKIFGAYLGDFKDTDMSASESSQIRHDGYMVTRGNRVPDAASMAVPIFSFGNKLEAVMTISGPIGDYTEERVKEYLSVMMVLGQTISKQMGATL, from the coding sequence ATGATTCAATCAATAGAGCGTGGTATTGAGATACTCAAGTTATTAGAGGCAGGACCTCTTGGTGTAACTGAGTTGGCGAATGCGACAGCGTTGCCGAAGACGACGGTTCATCGGTTGCTCAAGACCTTTGAGGCCCATCATTGGGTTGAGTTCAATGGGGCCAAGAAGTATCAGTTGTCTTGGGGTGTTTTGCCCATGGCAAAGTCCTTTCTTATGTCTTTGGATGTGCGTGCCATTGCGCATCCGTACATGGTGGCTATCCGCGATCAGTTGCAGCAGTCCGTGAATTTGTTCTTGGCGCAAGGCGATTATCGGATCTGTATCGAGCGCGTTGCAGCGGATAAGCCATTGCGTCATGACATTAAGATTGGCACGGTGTACCCTATCTTTAAAGGGGCGGCGGGCAAGATTTTTGGGGCCTATCTAGGGGATTTCAAGGATACCGATATGAGTGCTAGTGAAAGCTCCCAAATTCGTCACGATGGGTATATGGTAACACGAGGCAATCGCGTGCCTGATGCGGCATCGATGGCGGTTCCTATCTTCTCCTTTGGCAATAAGCTAGAGGCGGTGATGACTATCTCTGGCCCTATAGGGGACTACACGGAAGAACGCGTCAAAGAGTATCTATCTGTCATGATGGTATTAGGTCAAACTATTTCCAAACAAATGGGGGCGACCTTATAA
- a CDS encoding cytosine permease: MSKEKLEFVEQVNTNTDNEYSREPVPLAARKSCFSLTIVWTGFVFLVTSMMAGGGLAAGLTFNELLLAMILGNIFLCIIAGLVSVIAYKTGLTFALLTRYSFGQEGSRIASLFVPIVNIGWYTIQAALYGHFIAQVFNLSYTGEVIAMMLSAVIMGIFAILGIKSLAVFGYIAIPAIVFLSLGTATRSVLTIGGWQELFNHIPVQPIDLLSGITIVIGTWILSTATCIADIMRYGKSKKDVITASTIGLLGGNTLMISCGAIAGIAMHDGDLITVLLSFGLVFPSLLLLTTNIFTTNGANLYSTSLNLANSFKLNRNIMLAVLIAISALATITQPYKIESLFVFLSTLGIIVPPLCGIILADFYLVHRGKYIDYDKATFKKWNLVPWITWAIALVGVKFMPFGLASLNGIIIGALLYTLITYIVKPNVVSESNG; this comes from the coding sequence ATGAGTAAGGAGAAATTAGAGTTTGTAGAACAGGTTAATACAAACACAGATAATGAGTACTCTAGAGAACCTGTGCCATTAGCGGCAAGAAAATCTTGTTTTTCTCTCACAATCGTTTGGACTGGATTTGTTTTTCTTGTAACTAGTATGATGGCTGGCGGTGGATTAGCTGCAGGGCTTACCTTCAATGAATTATTGTTAGCCATGATTCTAGGAAATATTTTCTTATGTATCATCGCAGGACTAGTGAGCGTAATTGCTTATAAAACAGGCCTTACCTTTGCACTTTTAACAAGATATAGCTTTGGTCAGGAAGGCTCAAGAATCGCTTCACTCTTTGTTCCTATAGTCAATATAGGTTGGTACACTATTCAAGCGGCCTTATATGGACATTTTATTGCTCAAGTATTCAACCTTTCCTACACAGGTGAAGTCATTGCTATGATGCTCAGTGCTGTGATCATGGGTATCTTTGCAATTCTAGGTATTAAATCACTTGCCGTATTTGGCTATATCGCAATTCCAGCTATCGTATTCCTTTCACTAGGTACGGCCACTCGCTCTGTTCTAACTATCGGTGGATGGCAAGAACTGTTTAACCATATACCTGTACAACCCATTGATTTACTTTCAGGTATCACTATTGTTATTGGTACATGGATTCTATCTACTGCAACATGTATCGCCGATATTATGCGCTATGGTAAAAGCAAAAAAGATGTTATTACTGCTAGCACAATTGGCTTATTAGGTGGCAATACGCTAATGATTAGCTGTGGTGCTATTGCAGGTATAGCTATGCATGATGGCGACTTAATTACAGTATTATTAAGCTTTGGTCTTGTATTCCCAAGCTTATTATTATTAACAACTAACATCTTTACAACAAATGGTGCAAACCTTTATTCCACATCACTGAACCTAGCAAATTCTTTCAAACTAAACAGAAATATTATGCTAGCCGTGCTAATTGCCATCTCTGCATTAGCAACAATTACTCAACCATACAAAATTGAATCTCTCTTTGTATTCTTAAGTACACTAGGTATTATTGTTCCACCACTATGTGGTATTATTTTAGCCGATTTCTATCTAGTTCATCGTGGAAAATATATTGATTATGATAAGGCTACTTTCAAAAAATGGAATCTAGTTCCTTGGATCACTTGGGCCATCGCATTAGTTGGTGTAAAATTCATGCCATTTGGTCTCGCTTCACTAAACGGGATTATAATCGGCGCCCTACTATACACACTCATCACGTATATTGTAAAACCTAATGTCGTTAGTGAAAGCAACGGGTGA